The proteins below are encoded in one region of Pontibacter deserti:
- a CDS encoding MFS transporter, giving the protein MQKNNPKITNAWCFYDWANSVYSLVITSTIFPIYYSAVATDPDTKSTIVNFLGFSLESSVLFSYAVSGAFLIIALLSPFLTSIADYSGRKKLFMQLFCYLGSLSCIGLYFFTRDTFTLSVILFVLASIGFSGSIVFYNAYLPEIATEDQFDKLSARGFSMGYIGSVLLLIFNLAMIMKPEWFGIAAENKSLPPRIAFLTTGLWWFVFAQYSFYHLPGNVYNRKPQGSWILNGFKELQKVYNQVKQLPMLKRFLLAYFFYNMGVQTVMYVATIFGIEELKLADDALILTILIIQLVAIAGAYAFAVLSSRYGNIRALIVAVIIWIGICIGAYFIRGEMDFYVLAAIVGTVMGGVQSLSRSTYSKLIPAHTIDHASFFSFYDVTEKVSIVLGTLAYGLVAQLTGSMRNSILALIIFFALGLIFLSMVRWKRAIGAEQEVKANVAS; this is encoded by the coding sequence ATGCAAAAGAACAATCCTAAGATAACCAACGCCTGGTGCTTCTACGACTGGGCCAATTCGGTTTATTCGCTGGTTATTACGTCTACCATCTTCCCGATCTACTATAGTGCCGTAGCCACTGACCCGGATACCAAATCTACTATAGTTAATTTCCTGGGCTTTAGCCTGGAGAGCTCAGTACTATTCTCTTATGCAGTGTCAGGTGCTTTCCTGATCATTGCGTTGCTTAGTCCATTCCTGACGTCTATTGCTGACTATAGCGGACGTAAAAAGTTGTTCATGCAGCTGTTTTGTTACCTGGGTTCACTTTCCTGCATTGGTTTATACTTCTTTACCCGCGATACATTTACTTTATCAGTTATACTTTTTGTGCTGGCCTCCATCGGTTTTAGCGGAAGTATAGTTTTCTATAATGCTTACCTGCCCGAAATTGCTACCGAAGATCAGTTTGATAAGCTGAGTGCTCGCGGTTTTTCGATGGGGTATATAGGTAGTGTTTTGCTACTGATATTTAACCTGGCCATGATCATGAAGCCGGAGTGGTTTGGCATTGCCGCCGAAAACAAAAGTCTGCCACCACGCATCGCCTTTCTGACGACCGGACTTTGGTGGTTTGTTTTTGCCCAGTACTCCTTTTACCACCTGCCGGGCAATGTATACAACCGCAAACCTCAGGGCAGCTGGATCCTGAACGGTTTCAAGGAGTTGCAGAAAGTATATAATCAGGTAAAGCAATTGCCTATGCTGAAGCGCTTTTTGCTGGCTTATTTCTTTTATAACATGGGTGTGCAGACGGTAATGTATGTGGCCACTATTTTTGGAATTGAAGAATTAAAACTGGCTGATGATGCGCTTATACTTACGATTCTCATTATCCAGCTGGTAGCAATTGCCGGTGCCTATGCGTTTGCGGTCTTATCCAGCAGGTATGGTAATATCAGGGCACTTATAGTTGCAGTCATCATCTGGATTGGCATTTGTATAGGAGCTTATTTTATAAGAGGAGAGATGGACTTTTATGTGCTGGCAGCTATAGTTGGCACCGTAATGGGTGGTGTTCAGTCTCTTTCACGTTCTACTTATTCCAAATTGATACCTGCTCATACTATAGATCATGCTTCTTTCTTCAGCTTTTATGATGTGACCGAGAAAGTATCTATCGTTTTAGGCACGCTGGCTTACGGTTTGGTAGCACAACTTACCGGCTCTATGCGAAACAGTATTCTGGCGCTTATTATTTTCTTTGCGCTTGGGCTGATCTTTTTGTCAATGGTGCGCTGGAAACGAGCCATAGGAGCGGAGCAGGAAGTAAAAGCTAATGTAGCTTCGTAA